In Agrococcus jenensis, the genomic window TTCGAGAGCCAGGTCTGGAAGACCGGGTGCTCGGTGCCGAGCGCGAGCGCCGTGAGGCTCCGCGTGAGCTGGAAGGCGGCGGCGAGCCCGAGCGTCACGCTCAGGCCGAGCGCCGTGCGGGTGCGTCGCATCGCGCCGCGCGTCGCCTCCGAGGCCGTCAGCGCCGAGAACAGCGCGTTCGCGCCGAACACGAGGGGCGACGCCGACCAGCCCTCGGTCGGGGTCTCGAGCAGCACCATGACGACGGTCGCGACCGAGGCGGCGATCACCGCCACCGCCGACCGTCGCAGGCGGTGCCCGTTGAACACGCGGCATCCGAGCCACAGCAGTCCGAGCGCGGCGACCCACGCCGCGTTGCCGATCGCGACGAGCCACCACGCGTCGGTGCTGACCGCGCGCACGATGTAGGCCTCCGTCGCGATCATGCCGCCGATGAAGCCCAGCGCCCACACCCGGCCGGCGCGGTCGTCCTTGCGCAGCATCGTCTCGAGCACGAACACGCCGCCGGCGACGTGCATCACGACGGCGGTGAGGAACTGGATCGTGGGGACGTCGAGGGTCATGCTGCGGCTCCTCGCCGGATGAGCGGCAGCCGGACGACGAACGTCGCCCCGCCGCCGGGCTCGCTCTGGACGGTGATCTCGCCGCCGTGCGCGCGCACGAGATCGCGGCTGATGGCGAGCCCGAGCCCGTTGCCGGGCGCCATGTTGCCCGCCTGGGCGGCGCGGTAGCGGCGCTCGAAGAGCCGCGGCAGCGACTCCTCGGCGATGCCTGGCCCGTCGTCGCGCACGACGAGCCAGGCGTGCTTGTCGTCGGAGGTGACGCCGACCTCGATGAGGCCGTCGCCCGTGTGGTAGTTGACCGCGTTGCCGACGAGGTTGTCGACGACCTGGCGGATGCGGATCGGATCGATGTCGGCCTCGACCGACTCGATCCCGGTCGTGTCGATGCGGATGTTGCGCGCCGCCGCGCGCGGCTCCATCGCCTCGGCGGACGCCTGCACGACGCGCGCGATGTCCTCGCGCACGAGCCGGACGTCGAACCGCCCGGGGCCGTCGCCGGTCGCTGCGAGCACGTCGCCGATGATGACGAGCAGTCGGGAGGCGTTGCGCTCGGCGATCTCGAGGCTGCGGCGGGCGTGGGGGCCCACGTCGCCGCCGTCGAGCGCGAGGTCGAGGTGGCCGAGCACGCTCGTCAGCGGCGTGCGCAGCTCGTGCGAGACGGAGGCGACGAGCTCGTCGCGCATCTGGCCGGCGAGCTGCTCGGCGGTGACGTCGCGCGTGATGAGGATCGCCCCGACGTCGGCGCCGTCGACGTCGACGAGCCGGCGGACCGTCGACTGCAGCGCACGGCGGCTGTCGCCGGGAGGCCCCTGCCAGCAGAGCACGT contains:
- a CDS encoding sensor histidine kinase, which encodes MDAAVTVSRTDAVRPDRTRERVTAVNQLLLAAACLVACGLVVVVGELAAGDVLFVGMLLLFALTVLALVVPWNRVHPIWVGVVPTGDLLAIFLLQIGDPDSELWLLWMVPATWLATVGGWRGLVVGAGGSSLLFWAASIMLEQEVDPVHTYLGPLVLTAGSIVAFVAARRAAAQRTLLDEQATYLDHAVERARRQEDAVSEVLDAVDFGVVRIGADGSVSVENDAHLRLNAFDDTAELYDADGVTPVEPGQSPAARARRGEVFENVLCWQGPPGDSRRALQSTVRRLVDVDGADVGAILITRDVTAEQLAGQMRDELVASVSHELRTPLTSVLGHLDLALDGGDVGPHARRSLEIAERNASRLLVIIGDVLAATGDGPGRFDVRLVREDIARVVQASAEAMEPRAAARNIRIDTTGIESVEADIDPIRIRQVVDNLVGNAVNYHTGDGLIEVGVTSDDKHAWLVVRDDGPGIAEESLPRLFERRYRAAQAGNMAPGNGLGLAISRDLVRAHGGEITVQSEPGGGATFVVRLPLIRRGAAA